A genomic window from Winogradskyella sp. J14-2 includes:
- a CDS encoding zinc ribbon domain-containing protein yields the protein MAKKAEVTVEERLRALYDLQLIDSRVDEIRNVRGELPLEVRDLEDEVEGLNTRLEKLNDSLAVIDDEIKGKKNLIEEAKALIKKYSEQQNNVRNNREYNSLTKEIEFQELEIQLAEKHIKEFKAQIEQKKEVISETKDRLKDRKEHLKHKKGELNEILKETEKEEEALISKSEEYQKKIDERLVKAYLRIRNNVKNGLAVVPIERGASGGSFFTIPPQVQVEIASRKKVITDEHSGRILVDAALADEEKEKMDKLFAKLAK from the coding sequence ATGGCGAAAAAAGCTGAAGTTACTGTAGAAGAGCGTTTAAGAGCGCTTTACGATTTACAGTTAATAGACTCTAGAGTAGACGAAATAAGAAATGTGAGAGGTGAGCTTCCTTTAGAAGTAAGAGATTTAGAAGATGAGGTAGAAGGGTTAAATACCAGACTAGAGAAATTAAATGATAGCCTTGCTGTTATTGATGATGAGATTAAAGGAAAGAAAAATTTAATCGAAGAAGCTAAGGCTTTAATCAAAAAATATAGCGAGCAACAAAATAACGTTAGAAATAACAGAGAATACAATTCATTAACGAAAGAGATTGAATTTCAGGAACTAGAGATTCAGTTAGCTGAAAAACACATCAAAGAATTTAAGGCTCAGATAGAGCAGAAAAAAGAAGTTATTTCTGAAACTAAAGACCGTTTAAAAGATCGTAAAGAGCACCTTAAGCACAAAAAAGGTGAATTAAACGAAATCTTAAAAGAAACTGAAAAAGAAGAAGAAGCGCTTATTAGTAAATCTGAAGAGTACCAAAAGAAAATTGATGAACGTTTAGTAAAAGCGTATTTGAGAATTAGAAATAACGTAAAAAACGGTTTAGCTGTTGTGCCAATAGAGCGTGGTGCATCTGGTGGTTCTTTCTTTACTATTCCGCCACAAGTACAGGTAGAAATTGCTTCTCGTAAAAAAGTAATTACAGATGAGCACAGTGGTCGTATTCTAGTAGATGCTGCTTTAGCAGATGAAGAAAAAGAAAAAATGGATAAGTTATTTGCTAA
- the lpxK gene encoding tetraacyldisaccharide 4'-kinase, producing MKFLRIILFPVVPIYYLVTWLRNWLYDKGVKSSKSYDIPIICVGNLSTGGTGKTPMIEYLIRLLKDEKSVATLSRGYKRITEGYELADQGATADTIGDEPFQFFRKFKDIKVAVDGNRQNGIAQLLLLEDKPEVILLDDAYQHRKVKAGFNILLTAYYNLYSNDIVLPTGNLREPRSGAKRADIIVVTKCPSDISESEKHKISNRLGIKPHQQLVFSSISYAERVISAHSKMTLQSLPEFTLVTGIANATPLVEFLKTKGLNFDHLEFPDHYSFRINDIEELAKKELIITTEKDFVRLVDNESLVAKLFYLPIELTIDKKDAFDTSIKTFVG from the coding sequence GTGAAATTTCTACGCATCATATTGTTTCCTGTTGTGCCAATTTACTACTTGGTGACCTGGCTAAGAAATTGGCTATATGATAAAGGTGTTAAGTCTTCAAAATCATATGACATTCCGATTATTTGTGTTGGAAATCTTAGTACTGGTGGTACAGGAAAAACACCTATGATAGAATACTTGATTCGTTTGCTCAAAGATGAAAAGTCTGTTGCTACACTGAGCAGAGGTTACAAACGTATAACCGAAGGTTATGAGTTGGCAGACCAAGGTGCAACAGCTGATACCATTGGTGATGAGCCGTTTCAATTCTTCAGAAAATTTAAGGATATAAAAGTTGCTGTTGATGGTAATCGCCAAAATGGAATTGCTCAGTTGCTACTACTAGAAGACAAACCCGAGGTTATTTTACTAGACGATGCTTACCAGCACAGAAAGGTAAAAGCTGGTTTCAATATTTTGCTAACCGCATATTACAATCTCTATAGCAATGATATTGTTTTGCCTACTGGAAACTTACGAGAACCAAGATCTGGTGCCAAAAGAGCTGATATAATTGTAGTAACAAAATGTCCCTCGGATATTTCTGAAAGTGAAAAGCATAAAATTTCTAATAGGTTAGGGATTAAACCACATCAGCAATTAGTGTTTAGTTCTATAAGTTACGCTGAAAGGGTTATTTCAGCACATTCTAAGATGACATTACAATCTTTACCAGAATTTACACTTGTAACTGGTATAGCCAATGCAACGCCTTTGGTTGAATTTTTAAAAACTAAGGGATTAAATTTTGATCATTTGGAGTTTCCTGATCATTATAGCTTCCGGATAAATGATATTGAAGAATTGGCAAAAAAAGAATTGATAATTACAACAGAGAAAGATTTTGTAAGACTTGTAGATAATGAAAGCTTAGTCGCTAAATTATTCTACCTTCCGATTGAATTAACAATTGACAAAAAAGATGCTTTTGACACGTCTATAAAGACTTTTGTAGGTTAA
- a CDS encoding Nif3-like dinuclear metal center hexameric protein — MLVQDVINHLHDLAPLNYAEDFDNVGLLVGDKNQRVTGVLVTLDTLEAVVDEAIENNCNLIVSFHPIIFKGLKKLTGKTYVERVVIKAIQHKIAIFSIHTALDNAFQGVNSIICDQLQLQNKKILIPQTGTLKKLQTYVPNENAEALRAALFNAGAGNIGNYDACSFNLEGKGTYRGNEESNPTIGEKGKLHTENETLISAVFAKHLESKILKTLFNTHPYEEVAYEVTTLDNTNQYIGMGMIGDLAEEMHELDCLNYVKQKMNTKCVRHSKLLNKSIKKIAVLGGSGSFAISAAKASGADLLVTADLKYHDFFSAENNILLADIGHYESEQFTKSFLVDYLSKKITNFAVILSKTNTNPVKYL, encoded by the coding sequence ATGCTAGTACAAGATGTAATAAATCATTTACACGATTTGGCACCTTTAAATTATGCCGAAGATTTTGATAATGTAGGCCTTTTGGTAGGTGATAAAAATCAAAGAGTCACAGGTGTTTTGGTAACTTTAGATACGCTTGAAGCTGTTGTAGATGAAGCTATAGAAAACAACTGCAATCTCATTGTGAGTTTTCATCCTATCATTTTTAAAGGCCTAAAAAAACTGACCGGTAAAACCTATGTAGAGCGCGTTGTTATAAAAGCAATTCAGCATAAAATCGCAATTTTCTCAATACATACGGCTTTAGATAACGCATTTCAAGGTGTTAATTCAATAATCTGCGATCAGTTACAATTACAGAATAAAAAGATTTTAATACCACAAACTGGCACCTTAAAAAAGTTACAAACCTATGTACCTAACGAAAATGCTGAAGCATTAAGGGCAGCATTATTTAATGCAGGTGCAGGCAATATAGGTAATTACGATGCTTGTAGTTTTAATCTTGAAGGCAAAGGAACTTATAGAGGAAATGAAGAATCAAATCCAACAATAGGTGAAAAAGGCAAATTACATACCGAAAATGAAACCTTAATTTCAGCAGTATTTGCAAAGCATCTAGAATCTAAAATTTTAAAAACACTTTTTAATACACATCCTTATGAAGAAGTCGCTTACGAAGTTACCACGTTAGATAATACCAACCAGTATATAGGTATGGGAATGATTGGTGATTTGGCAGAAGAGATGCATGAGTTAGACTGTTTAAATTACGTAAAGCAAAAAATGAATACCAAATGCGTGAGACATTCAAAACTCCTCAATAAATCCATAAAAAAAATAGCGGTTTTAGGAGGTTCTGGAAGCTTTGCCATAAGCGCAGCTAAGGCATCTGGTGCAGACTTGTTAGTAACAGCAGATCTTAAATATCACGACTTTTTTAGTGCAGAAAACAATATTTTGTTAGCAGATATTGGTCATTATGAGAGTGAACAGTTCACAAAATCGTTTTTAGTAGACTATCTCTCGAAAAAAATTACTAATTTTGCAGTCATTTTATCAAAGACAAATACAAATCCGGTAAAGTATTTATAA